The region ATTTATGGGCCTCCTGACCCCACGCCTTGGGCATATGCTTCAGTTGCGAGTAACTGAAATCGCCGGTTCACATTCATTCGTTATAGAGGGCTGCACTGCCAGCCATCAGAACAGATCTAAGTCGTGTGTTTAACGACCTTGATTTTTTCCGCGTTCAAGCAAAGTAAGGGGATGTTCCATTGCAGGCTAATATTCTTCCTGCTGGAAAATACGAGCGGTTCATCCCTGACGCGTCCTTGCCCTGAGACTGGATTGAAATGAATAGGCTACAAGACACAAACATTATTGAACACATGTCAGCTACCAACAATCTCGCAAACAGCGTCATTGTATCCTGGTGAAGCCCAAGATTTTAACAGATAAGCCCACCCTGCACGGGTTCAAGCCACTCGTGAAATTGTATACCCTTTTCCTTTTGACTACTTTTAACTGCATTTCAAACGCACAGCCTATTCGTAGTGATGCCCCAATAGGCATAAGAATGGTATAATAGCCTATTCAAAAGGCCAGTGCATTACCGCAGACCCGGCCTtctacatgcgtgtgtgttttttgtgttcaaTGAAATGCCTGTTTTTTAGGATCACACCGCAACGCACACAATGGTGAAAATTACTAGAACGACGTCAATACGCAAGGGATCTTATCTACAgttttataaatttatttctACGACCACAGTACCAAACACATTACCTGTCCAATTTGTTATCACAAACCGGTAATTAATAACAAAGTAAAAGTATTTCTATTAAACTTGCTTAGCTATTCCTAACAAACGCTTTATCTCTATGATGTGACATGCAAAAAACATAATATCACTCACCCTCAGCTGATATTATTTAACTAATACAAAGAACCTTTATCACCTCGTTAGGTTGGTGTTACTTGTTTGCTGATTCGATGTGTGCCTTGCTCTCCGTTAAGATTTGCTGGTAGCATATATGCGGGTATCTGCCCAGCTAAAGTACCTCCCCCGCCCACCGCACTGCCGCACGATACCACCCCTCCTATTGGTTGAGAAGCAGCCTCTCCCCGCATGCTGCATGCATTTTCCACTTGCTCCTCTCTGCCCGCATCTTATTTCAACCCACAATGCAATGGGGGTGCGGTGGAAAGGTGAGGGATATGGTCTTCCAAGCCAAATTCTTGACGTGCCTAATAGTGGCTAATATACCGAtgtaaaagcaaatgtttaccACGCTCACGGTCGATTTATTTATGGTTTTCGATGCACTCATTAAAAATGCTCTAAACCGTAAAATATTGCTACTTGCTCTCAAATCTATTCCTGAGTGGTTAGAAATAGGCCTACCGCCACCTGTGGATAATGAGAAtagtatattttatatgttcaaTGCCAGCATAGGGAGCATTACATACAAATTCAACCATATCTGACTTGAAGAAAACATTGctgaatatatttatgtatgcataGTGTCAATCCCTAGCCCCCAACCATGCACCATGGTGACAACTAAAATCCTTACATGACTGTAATACGCACTGTCAGTCATTATCAATAACCACCTGCTGAATCCAATTTTCAGATAAACCTAATCTGTGGGGAAATATATTACATTCTCACTTGTCACCCATGCATTACTTATCCTTACATAAATGTGGGCCTTCTCTTAATTATGCTTTAATCATTACAGTTACACGTGGAGGTAACATCTGTCATAGCATGAGATGCAACTTTTAAACCCATATCTTAATTTAATGCAATGTATAATTTAACAGATGCACTAGTGACCTCATTTTCTCAGTAAACCCACATTAAGATGTATGCTCTGAGTAGTCAGTCACCTACAAGTTTTCACAAGAATGCTCCTACTTCCccaatttcactttttttggggggtgaaTGTAAACCTTCTCAGTTTGTGCTATTACTAAACATTTCTCTACAACTAGTGCTATTATGGTTTCCTTCAATCCCACTTTTGTGCATTAGTGATATGCCAAAAAAGGCTTAACTGACACATTGGCTTTTGTTTAgcttgaaatttaaaaattctgaaatcAAAAGCTTTCAATACTACAAGAAATTAAGAGCTATAACAGCTACACTACACACTGTATCCAATTAGACCCTTGAGATCAACCTTACTTTTAAAAGCCAAGGAACGGGTCTAGATTTATAAATGTACAATTCTGCTTCACACTGAAATTTGGCAATAGGCCTCACTCATTTTAAAGCACTAAAGAAATTGAACTCAGAAAGCCAAAGTAACATTTATCATGCAATTATCAATGGTGTGCCAGACACCCTAAGTCTGTTGTGTAAATTGCAATCAAATAATGGCCAAGAACTACTGCttctccaccctccctttacctgagTCAGGTGCAAACATAGTCAGGCCAACCAGTACTGTTCAGTTAATTAtctgggagaagaaaaaaaaaaccagagcaTTTTGAGTACCCATGCCCTAAGTGAAATCTTACCATGCACTTACTCTATTTTGGACAAATTTTCCCCATGGAAATATTGTATGGCTAAATTTGGAGTCCTTTAAATTGCTCATTGCCATTCCTAAAGGGGATCATCAGTCCAAATAAATTTGATGTGAATCATGATGCATTCATGGGTGTAGTCATTCCCTACATGCATACCACTACAGCCCAATCTCCAGATTGCAGCCCCCGACATGGTCAGATCTGTTGCACCCCTCATTTTCCCAGGTTGTACAATCTTAAATCTGACAAATTCCACTGAAATTGTTCACACAAAATGGAAACTGTACATTTCCATGCTGATGTCGCATGGGATTAGATGCGCTGTTCTAAACTACACCTGATATGgttgaatattgaaaaaaatgatgagTCATTCAAACTCAAACAGGTTAAGGTATGTAACACTTTattgagggggggtgggggggagagagaattgTTAACCACTACAAACTACAAAAGGAGAAATAGCCAATTGAATACAGCAACATTTTCCTCGTGGCAATTGCCAACcaggaaatgtacatttttttatccaaACCTGAAACTACAAAAAACCCAACCCTCCCCATTAAATTCCCTTCTATTTACCAAGCTCCTCATGCGGATTCCATCCAAGGAAAATGATCCAGCCTCTCGGTCCTTGCACTGCTCcactcaaacaaaaataaaaaaattaagccGAATCCCATGTGTGCACATCTTTGGGGTtccacgaaaaaaaaaaatcttaaatttgGTATTTTGAATAGCCAATTGAAAGAAGTTGTTTTGAAATTCCATAACTGCTTTTTGGTGAGGGGGGAATCCACTCCTACGGTTCCCGGTAAATTGATCCCGCTCCATGTATCCCGCTCCTTATCCTATCCTATCCTGATTATGAACTGATCCAATGATCCGGCTCCAAGGATTGGGACCCAGTGGGCCCCTCCTCCAATCCAAACCTTTGAATACCAGCAAATCAAAAAGAAGGAGGCAACAAGTTAGAATCAGGACTAATCAAAAACGTCTCCTTAAATTATGCACCGAGGAGGAGATCATGTGGCTGGATATCAATTTCGCAAAACGAAGTTTAACTAAAAAGCAGGATACCAGACAATGATCAGCTCCCAAGGCAACTCAGAACAATTTTCAATCGGGACAATAGTTTCCTCGCAAAGGTCTATATAACAGCTCAGGCCAATAAAACTGCTACCCATTAAAAacccaatcaaccaatcagaaataacACTAGTCGTTAGTGTCATTATAGCAAATGGCAATCTTCTCTGTAAATTTACAATGTAAAGGGCAGTCCAAGGCCTTTAACCAAATAACCAAAAACCCACTAAATTTCTACTTAATAGAAgggtggatgggggaggggtggtaaTCCTTGCCTTAAATTGTACACAGGTATTCCCACATTCAGTCGTACATGAAGACATGCAATGCTTAGCAGTACTGATCCATGAAAAAGGGGAGGGTGAGAAAGTAAACAAAGTACTTAAGTGTCAGGCTCCGTATTATGCGAGTTAAGTGTTGGGATATCgtttaatagaaaaaaaaaaaatcaatactgcCAAGTTTTTAGATGTGACTGAAGCACTTGCTGTCATACCATTGCCTCCTTTATTGATCTGACTGCTCCTCCTCCAAATACGCTTTGATTATCCTAATATGAATGAACTCTGCTTCACAATCCTTTATTCCAAAGCATTCTTTAATCCTGCTCTTCAGATGTCTATAGAAAGACACATGAAAAGGTAAAAGAGAACAGTTTTGCAATATGGCTCCCACCTCCCAAACACCCACCCTTTCCCCCCACAACCCAACCTCCCACCCacaattgagaaaaacaaaaaaaacaaaaacaccctcgacaactcaatgcatttaaacaAGACCCTGCAGTCAGTTTGTACATACCAAAAAGGGGGGAGAAGACTGAACAGCCAGTTAAAAAGCAGTTTATGCAGAACATAAACAGACAAGGGAGgacagggtgatgggggggaaggggagagagacagggacatcCACATACTAGACTTCAACAAGCTCATTAGCAtatgaaatggggggggggggggtttgaattgaaaaaaaattggtagcaaactttaataaaatggGGAGGAAAAAGGtaaaagcgaaaaaaaaaaaaaaaaaagtacaactTGTGGGTCCACCAGAAGAGCGACACGTGGAAGATGATGGCGGCGGAGCTTAGGTACGAGAGCGGGAACGGCTGTGGCGTGGCGAGTAGCGGGGAGATCCTCGGCTGCGGCGCGGGGAGTAGCTGCGGCTGCGGCTGTTGCTCCGGCTTCGGCTCCTGCTGCGGCTGCGAGATCGGGACCGTCCGTAGCTCGGGCTCCTGGGGCCATCCACTTTCACCCGGATGTACGCAGTCTCTCCCTGACGAACACCAAGAAAACTCTCtcgtgaagaaaaaaaatggcctgCGGCACTTGCCTTTTTGGTTGGTCGCTTTTGAgccatccacccaccccccttgcCCCACACCCATGTCTAGAAGACCTTTTTGCGTCCATTATGACATTTTCAGTACTAGCAGCACCAAGACCTCCTCCAGCAATTGCCAGAAGACCCCTGTCAGCAGGCATGGCACCAGCAGAGGTTTCACAGAGCAATTAACGCTGAAACATGAGCAATTCAGTTATGTGGAAGACAGGACAGCAGAAGCAAGGAATATGCATTACCACAtagctgaaattaaaatggtcagcatgtatatttataaataaaaaggtaCAGATGGACAAAACATTTCAGGCCTCCGCCTCCTTCAATGGAGTCCAAGTAACTCAGTGCATATTATACATATGCAAACTGTAGGATAAATTTGGCAAGCTGCAAGTTTTTGGCATGATATAGGCCAAATGACAGACCATTTACAGAAATTCCAGCAAACTcaaatttgtaatttgtaatagACTTCCTGGGCTTTTACTGACTGGTTAAAATACAATGTAGGTAAACCGCTTCTCCAAATACAACTTACGAGTACAATCACTATTGCCATTGTGGTGTCAGCTTGCCAAATTACTTTGAAATTTGACCTGAACATTAAAAACCGCTTCAGCTTCAACACCTGAAAGTCCTCCCTGAACTGAATTCCATCAGAATgcactcctcccagagtttacATAACAGTATCTAACAAGTACTCCCTGAGCAAATAGTAGGCAGATGCTATGGAACAGCACAGCATGGCTACATACTCATGCCGATCTGCCATGACTTCAACATGCAGAATAAAGTTCCTTCTGTATCTCAGCTAGTTTTGAATAAAGACAATTTGAATCAACTTGCCCAGTGAAGAACACATTCCTTAGGAATCCACAGTTAACAGTGGCAAGGAATTACATTCCAGCTAATTTGCTTaccttaaaagaaaagaaaaaaagtccaaaAGCTACGCCCTGTGTATCCAATGGTGACCCACGTAAATCTCAGACCTACCTCGTGTGATCGGAATTTAGTGTTATCCAGCTTTCGATGTGCGTAGGTCATGTCTTCTTTGCGCACAAACTCCACAACACCAGTTCCATCTCGGAAAACGTCAGCGTAACATACATCAcctgcttcacgcatgtgatcCTTTAAATCCTGCCAGCTACCGCTTGGAGGAAGCCCTGCAGGAAACAGCACAGAGGTAAAACATTACTACACCAAGTTAAAGCAACATACACAAAACAGTCCCCATGCAATATCCAGCTACAGATTGCTCTGAACACCCGACAAGCTATATCTTAACAGGACCACTGACCAAATCCAATGAGGCCAATGCAACAAGCACGCACACTGCTACAAATGTAAACAGCATACATTTCTGTGCAAATTACAGTAACAAAATAGTCTGGACCTAGTTTGAAGACAACATGGTGGACTAGTCAGTCAATGATACTTACCTGAAACGATCACTCTGTATTCAGAGCGTCTGGATGGGGGTCCGTATCTGCCCCTAGGGGCACCAacacctcccccacctctcccgCCACCCCTACCGCTTCTGGGAAACTCGACTCGCAGGCGGTATCCATCATAGTCATAGCCATCCCGTCCATACACTGCATCCTCTGCATCTCTGAAAACAAAGTCATTTCACCGATTGCATTGGTTTTTAAGCTGCCAATAGTAAATTCACCTCTATACAACACCAcccttccatttcctgttttcccgATCCCCTTGAACTCCTCGCCTCCTGTTAGCACACCCACTGGTGAAAACGCGGCGATAAGAACGCATAAACTAAGCTTTGAAGAACCAAATACACTAAGCTAGCAACATCCATGTTAACTACGGTACATATGCAGTTACGGTGCCCCTTGTCCTCCAATCACATGGTGCATTTCCTTGCCTTTCGCCATGTGGTAACTACGTGAAAATTCAGCACCGGATGAATACTTAATCACACGGGACAGAGAAGAAATGTAATGAATCCCCCCATTTTGGCCCTCTCAGACAAGTAGTATACTTTTATGCATGTCTGTACTGTTTACCAGTGTTATGCTCACCACTAAGGCCCCCGACATTACTTCCATGACTAGGAGCGTGAAATTAGCGCGTGAACGAGAAATCGAAACTCGGCACGCTCGAAAACGTTAGCTTAGCTAACAAACTTAGGTTAGCTACCAAACTTCAATCCGCTCCCATTGGTACTTCATGGTTTACCGTCAACATATTCTCAAGTTAACTATATTGTTGGTGTTTAAAGTAGCAttataccctaaccctaacccaacataacaaatgaaaaattggaACCCCGGTTATCTTAAGAGTTACTGGGTTACGTCGCCAGACTGCTCGTGTCAGATCTAAAGCTAGAGTTATCTGGTATTTCATCCACTTTTCCGCGGGTCGTCGGCTAGCTAGGTTTGTTAGCGTGTTACCAGTCAACATTAGCAACCAACACACGTAGCTAGCAAACGCTAGATCTCCATGAGACTTCGTACTACGGTCGTCTTACCTTGGATCCTCAAATTCCACAAAGGCAAACGGTGGTCCTCCCCTACGAGTTTTCAAGTCGATGTCTCGAATCGCCCCATACTTGTAGAAAACGTCCTCAACGTCCTTAGTACGAATATCCGGAGGAAGATTCCCCACATAAATTCGGCAATCGTTATTTCCAGCCGGGCCTCGGATCACGCCGCCACCAGAcatcttttgttttgtaactaCCGCAAACAAACGAACTAACCAGCCTATGCAATTCAAAGTTCACTCAACAAAATGATGGAAAATTAAACTAATTCACGGTTGCCGACTTGTCTGAACGTAACGAGTAAGTTTACGGTAACGCTACAGGCGAATTTCTCCGATCTTCGAGTTTTTTTACACTCTCTTTAAGATGGCGCCGACGATCTTCCTTTTTGAACCTCCGTGCTCCGTGCGGATGAATACTGGCAACACAACGGTTTGCTTTGCGCTCAAAAAACACGCCCGATAAAATAGTCCCTTCTATCgattaatgtaaaaaagaatTGCAATTCCAGCTAAACAAGAATTTCTGCTTCATGCAACAAATCACCACACAGTCGTCTAGGTAAACGAAATTTAGGTCGCGTTTTTCAGTGCACTAATTGTAGAATAAAGAATTGCCTGCGACATTTAATAGACAGAGAACTACCAAAACCGCAATCTCATGCCCCGCCCACCAGGTTTTGAATTACCGCGTGCATGTACCGAGTATCAGGGTGGAAGGCGGAGCATGAGCTTTCGTCCTTCTGTATATGCGGGAAGTTATAGGCTTATGTTcttttgtacatttatacaaaatTATATACTGAATGAAGTGTGTGGTTATTAGTATCTTGCTATATAATATAAGCAAcgaattaatgtatttattgcaaCACACTGCTGAACAATTGGCAGACATGCTACGGAGTTTGTTGAACCCTAACCACTTTTTCAATACATTTCGCGCTACTTTCCCCAGTATGGGTCCGGGACATCTGCGCAGTTTATGCCTAGTCTGCGCCATCTTGCTACATGCACGTGACAAAGAAATAACAGACACGTGCTGAAACAGTGTACAATCGTGTATCATAATGCACAAGCGAAGTATTGCGATATACCCAGAACGGCTATTATACTGTCATTTGGGGAGCAGTACTACATTGACTGATCGGGAGTGGAAAATAACTAGTAATGATTTAGAATGTGCCTTCCCTAGACTACAGAGATAACACAAAGTTTCAACTAGTTTCATAGGAGGAAAACAAGACGTTAATCTTGCTTACAGAAACGTAAAATAGAAACACAtgggaaatgtttttcaaatcaGAATTATTCTGCCGTAACTATTAGTTATCGATTTTATAACGGTCATAAATGTATTAAACTGGATTATATTTTATAGAATAGATTAGTTACTGTTACAACCATTAAAGTAAACTGTGGCACCATGGCAGAAGTTACCAGGATAAAATGTGAACCAACTTGGTGCAAATTAATGTCAGAATGAGTAGCTGTAGTGTAAGTTCTGTGGATCAAATTTTGCAAACAAGCATCTTCAGTTAGGGGAAATGTTCATCAAGTGGCATACAGTTTGAAGCTCCCTTTCAGAGCCATCTTTTACTTCCTATCCCCCACTTACTCTAAATTTCTGGCCTATTGTTTGTGACCTGCCAACTCCTTGCACCCTTTTTATCAGCCCATTTGCAAGGCAGTCGGATTGCTTTGTTGTTGTGCTGACTGAAAGGTAACCCCCTCTCAATATGGCTCTCGAGCAAATGGCCATTTTCAACTAGACTGTTATTTCTAGTGCAAGCAATGTCATTCACTCCTTCTATCTGCAAATCCTTGCAGTCATCCAAGGTCTATAAACAAGGTTTAGATTTCCCAAAGACATTTAAAGGCAAATTGGCTCAACAAAGACCAGAAATATGTGGTTATTTTGTTTGACAGATCACTTATTTGTCCAGATTCATGActtcagaaaaacagaacaaaaacaggagTCCAGTGTTAAAACggttacaaataaatacaatatagcGAAAAAGCAATGAACAAAAAGCACAACCTGGTGAATTTTCAAATTTTGACTCGTGGTTGCAAGGTCTGCActcatgcagactccacacatatgtgtgttcattttttttaatgccccctgccccctgcccccttcccaATTTGGAATACCCCATTGTGTTTATCAGCACTTGCCTCCATCAAAGCATGTGACACCAGACGTATTTCTATAAGTGGGTCTgctaaattctgaaatgtaatgcaatgagtATTCACTCATCACACCACAGTGATTAACCAGCAGAAATCACTGGTGCACTATGAGGTGCCATCATCCCAGCTGACTCTAACCCTCCCATCTCTGGACAGCGCTGGAGCCAATCGCATGTAGCCTTAGTGGGGGGCATCAGCCAATTAGCACGGTCCGGATTTGATAACAGACCCACCCACGCACTACGACAGTGCCTCAACAGGATGAGCTACCCTGCAGCCTGCATGCGTTCATTTGTaggtgtttgtatgtgcattaGCGTTTGTGTGTTGTCAGAGGGCATTTGTTTGGTCAGAGTTTGTGCGTATGTTGTCAGGAGCGCACGTGCCCGCAGCAGCGCATCTCAGTCTCTCTTGGCGCGCTGCTCTGAGCGTCTCTGCTGGAGTTCCCCAGCCATGttcagcagggagagcaggatgGGGACGCACATGGGCAGGAAGAGGGGGATGTAGATGGCAAACTTCTGGTCGTCGGGGAAGTACAGCAAGTGCAGGAGGGAAGGGTCGAAGAAGGCCCTCTCGGACGCCAGGATGGCCTCGCGGCTGTACTGCAGCGCGAAGGCCAGGTTTCCCGCCTCCAGCTCCGCCACCGCagcctgcagtgatgtcacagcgctGTATACCTGAGACACGAAAGAGCGGAAGCACAGGAGGTGAGAACCAGCTCCACAGATACTTCTCTTACGGTCCTGTCAGAAAGGACTGTGGTCCACAGACCCAAGTACGGCATCACCATACAGTGTTTGCACAGCTAGATCAGGGGCCAGCAACCCTGGGCCTGCAGGGTCACAGGGTGTGCTGGGTACTCCGCACATAGCTGATTTACTCGTCGCTTTTGGTTTCTTGGGCCTGAACTGGTGGATGATTTTCAGATGATGACAAAAAACTAACAGACCATGaggctctccagaaccagcaCTGTAAACCACAGAACTAGAACACGTCTATAACATTGTGTATGTGAATTGATTTTTATCccactttttatattttctatatttaatCTCACCACACAGGGGAGATTCATAGGTCGAGTTGGCCCCCTATGGATTGTGCCAAATGGCCTCCTTCCATGTACTATTTTTATAGTAATACATTTTGAACACTTTGGAAGAAAAGCGCtttacaaataaagttattatttttaacctcTGTATTACATTCATGGGATGCTATGTAATCTAGTAATACTTTCAAGTGATGTAGCACAATATCCTTCCAGTACATAACAAAAGCATAAAGATTAAAATGCCCGTTCAGCTGTCGCTCTATAAggctgaagcagcagcagcatttgtCACCAGTGCGGCGCAGCGCTCACTTGCTGGGCGATGTTGTCGTTGATGACGATGTTGCCGATCTGGTCCAGCAGCTGGGCCAGGGAGGTGATGGTGGTGCTGGCCGTGGCTATGTTCTCCACGCTGCGGCTCCAGAGCAGGCGGTCCAGCTCCCAGTCCGTCAGCCCTGCGCTCCCCGGGCTCTGGAGAGCGAAGCCGGGGGGAGGCCGGGTCTGCTGTACCCCCAGCATGAGCCTGcaaccatcacacacagaaaaggggggcggggcagcacaCAACGAGCATATGAATACGCTGCAACCAATGAAGCGGGCGCTTCACAAACACCGTTCGCCCGATTGGCCAAGCAATGGGAGGGACTGACCGTAATTGGGCCAGGAAGACGCCCATCACACGCGCCATGTCGATGTTAATGGTGACGGGGAACTGGGCATCTGGTCCATAGTGGTCATTCACGTTGTACACCTTAATAGCAGAAAGACAAagtgagaaaataataaaaactaacaaCACACAATGTGTAAAAATCAACTCAACGGTATTTGGATAAACAAGTTCCCGGtcacaaaaaaaggaagtagCTTTAAAATGAACGatctaaaagtaaaatattaaatgttcaTCAACAGGTAGTTCCAGCAAGAGAGCCTGGACCCTGTGTATACGCACCATGATGCCACCCCATCGGGGACTATGGAAGGCATTGGTGGGCACCGTGTGTTTATTGTGGTTCCGGATGAAGAGTGGAGAGTGTTGAGCATCAGGCACGTACAAAAGGAAGTTCAGCACAGGGTTTGAGGAGGCTGCGTTGGACCCtgaaaaggagaggaggagacagcaCTGAGAAAAGGAGCGGGGAAAAGGATAGAAATTACTACAACAAAGGAGACAACTGCAACAAATCGAGTGAGACAAAGGCCGACAATCAGAATGGAGGAGTGAGATATCGCTGGTGTCACGAAAGACCTCCTGGGCCCAATTGCAATCA is a window of Anguilla rostrata isolate EN2019 chromosome 9, ASM1855537v3, whole genome shotgun sequence DNA encoding:
- the srsf1b gene encoding serine/arginine-rich splicing factor 1B, whose product is MSGGGVIRGPAGNNDCRIYVGNLPPDIRTKDVEDVFYKYGAIRDIDLKTRRGGPPFAFVEFEDPRDAEDAVYGRDGYDYDGYRLRVEFPRSGRGGGRGGGGVGAPRGRYGPPSRRSEYRVIVSGLPPSGSWQDLKDHMREAGDVCYADVFRDGTGVVEFVRKEDMTYAHRKLDNTKFRSHEGETAYIRVKVDGPRSPSYGRSRSRSRSRSRSRSNSRSRSYSPRRSRGSPRYSPRHSRSRSRT
- the pigs gene encoding GPI transamidase component PIG-S isoform X2 — translated: MEEDALGQPTAQEADLALHRLSESPCGSVVVYVIPESSALLSEGVRVYVGQRRTALLRGQSGMAGGLKEVLGALGPQIEQVVQTMSFSHSDITAALSDRVRGSRLSRDGLADSMRAFKSSPGYEITFSLLNPDPKSHRLQWDIEGAVRSYIQPLLDKLAPVANFSVDSQILYYAVLGVNPRFDNGVSAYTLSADSLAHVINPVEARLGSNAASSNPVLNFLLYVPDAQHSPLFIRNHNKHTVPTNAFHSPRWGGIMVYNVNDHYGPDAQFPVTINIDMARVMGVFLAQLRLMLGVQQTRPPPGFALQSPGSAGLTDWELDRLLWSRSVENIATASTTITSLAQLLDQIGNIVINDNIAQQVYSAVTSLQAAVAELEAGNLAFALQYSREAILASERAFFDPSLLHLLYFPDDQKFAIYIPLFLPMCVPILLSLLNMAGELQQRRSEQRAKRD